A single Chryseobacterium sp. DNA region contains:
- a CDS encoding LysR family transcriptional regulator, whose product MFDYRLKVFHTVASRLSFTKASEELHISQPAVTKHIKEIETQLGTKLFDRKGTSIQLTQSGKILYEYAEKIRGIYRDLEFEISQISQQHKGKLLIGASTTVAQYILPEILAKFNTYYKDIKVELLTGNTETISTLLKEEKIDLGIIEGESQSSYFDYQRFRPDEIVLAAKTDHPLANKTLQLKDLYHLNLIFREHGSGTLEFIQNRLKEKEINISELHTVIQLGSSESIKNYLLHSDCMAFLSISTILNELKNNILTVIDIKNFSIERDFHFILPKGAQSELIQLFLRFAE is encoded by the coding sequence ATGTTTGATTATAGGTTAAAAGTTTTCCATACCGTAGCTTCCAGGTTAAGTTTCACCAAAGCTTCGGAAGAGCTTCATATTTCCCAGCCGGCTGTTACCAAGCACATCAAGGAAATCGAGACTCAATTGGGCACAAAATTGTTTGACCGCAAAGGAACATCCATCCAGCTAACACAAAGCGGAAAGATCCTGTATGAATATGCCGAAAAAATCCGGGGCATTTACCGTGATCTTGAGTTTGAAATCAGCCAAATCAGCCAACAACATAAGGGAAAGCTGCTTATTGGAGCCAGTACAACTGTTGCGCAGTACATTTTACCGGAAATACTGGCTAAATTCAATACCTATTATAAAGATATCAAAGTTGAGCTTCTTACCGGAAACACCGAAACGATTTCAACCCTTTTAAAAGAGGAAAAAATAGACCTTGGAATCATTGAAGGGGAATCCCAGTCTTCCTATTTTGATTATCAACGTTTTAGGCCTGATGAAATTGTACTGGCAGCCAAAACGGATCACCCGCTAGCCAATAAGACTTTACAGCTAAAAGATCTGTATCACCTCAATCTTATCTTCCGCGAACATGGCTCCGGAACCCTGGAGTTTATTCAAAACCGGCTAAAGGAGAAAGAAATCAATATCAGTGAGCTCCATACGGTCATTCAGCTTGGGAGCAGTGAAAGTATTAAAAATTATCTTCTTCACTCAGACTGTATGGCTTTTCTTTCCATCAGTACTATTTTAAATGAGCTCAAGAATAATATTCTGACCGTTATTGATATTAAAAACTTCAGTATTGAAAGAGATTTTCACTTTATTCTTCCTAAAGGAGCGCAATCTGAATTGATTCAGCTTTTCCTGAGATTTGCAGAATGA
- a CDS encoding putative sulfate exporter family transporter yields the protein MKDFIQNETTRKTVFMILAGLCLTPFISSPIALASGFILAVCIGNPFEKHLHPYIHLLLQISIVGLGFGLKLDEALHAGKTGLILTVVSIVTVMVLGYFLGRIFKLERPLAYLLSAGTAICGGSAIAAVSPIIKPGTRQISLALAIVFTLNSIALFVYPAIGHLLNLSQEQFGLWCAVGIHDTSSVVGAAGKYGNEALKVATTVKLARALWIIPVSVITMFIFKNKESTIKIPWFIGYFILAILLNTYFPFFDRFSTAITALAKSGLNLTLFFIGSTLSIQTLKTIGFRPLLTAVLLWVTISIGSLLYIIH from the coding sequence ATGAAAGATTTCATTCAAAATGAAACGACACGGAAAACAGTATTTATGATATTGGCGGGTTTATGCCTTACTCCATTTATATCTTCTCCCATAGCCCTTGCATCAGGCTTTATATTAGCTGTTTGCATCGGAAATCCATTTGAAAAGCATCTTCACCCATATATCCATCTCCTATTGCAGATCTCCATTGTCGGATTAGGATTCGGCTTAAAACTGGACGAAGCCCTCCATGCCGGAAAAACAGGATTGATACTAACTGTTGTCAGCATTGTAACCGTCATGGTTTTAGGCTATTTTTTAGGAAGGATATTCAAGCTCGAAAGACCATTAGCCTATCTGCTGTCTGCCGGAACAGCGATCTGCGGAGGGAGTGCCATTGCAGCTGTATCCCCTATTATTAAACCCGGCACCAGGCAGATTTCCCTGGCGCTGGCTATTGTTTTCACCTTAAATTCCATTGCTTTGTTTGTTTATCCGGCTATCGGGCACCTGCTGAATCTTTCACAGGAACAGTTCGGTCTATGGTGTGCTGTGGGAATACATGATACAAGTTCTGTAGTAGGTGCTGCGGGTAAGTATGGTAATGAAGCCCTGAAGGTAGCCACCACAGTGAAGCTGGCCCGTGCTTTATGGATCATTCCCGTTTCTGTGATCACCATGTTTATCTTTAAAAATAAAGAGTCTACAATAAAAATCCCATGGTTTATCGGGTATTTCATCCTTGCTATCCTCCTGAACACCTATTTCCCATTTTTTGACCGTTTTAGTACTGCAATAACTGCTTTGGCAAAATCCGGATTGAATCTGACCTTATTTTTCATAGGCTCTACCCTTTCTATCCAGACCCTGAAAACCATAGGCTTCAGGCCTTTGCTTACGGCTGTTCTCCTTTGGGTTACCATCAGTATTGGCAGCCTGCTCTATATTATTCATTAA